A portion of the Desulfobulbaceae bacterium genome contains these proteins:
- a CDS encoding type II toxin-antitoxin system HicB family antitoxin, translating into MRFIYPATITKEGGFFTVSFRDVPHALTDGETYEEALEEAVDCLGEALASCIIDNEILPKPS; encoded by the coding sequence ATGAGATTTATATATCCGGCAACGATTACAAAAGAAGGTGGGTTTTTCACTGTATCATTTCGTGATGTTCCACACGCTCTTACTGATGGAGAAACATATGAAGAAGCATTGGAAGAAGCGGTAGATTGTCTCGGAGAGGCTTTGGCATCTTGTATTATTGACAATGAAATACTACCAAAACCAAGCAG